One genomic region from Vitis riparia cultivar Riparia Gloire de Montpellier isolate 1030 chromosome 17, EGFV_Vit.rip_1.0, whole genome shotgun sequence encodes:
- the LOC117934478 gene encoding uncharacterized protein LOC117934478, with protein sequence MDTTSSQPSNSNQTASEASKYLVNLPSRGLFSSTVISSNPGGMRVYICDHETSPPEEQLIKTNQTNILIRSLTLKKQKGDSSSKDVKGTTAAEVSKKRTAERALDSRSSSKRAMTNAQSSSRREGSGSSARTSDRDYQSLTVERLRALLKERGLSPKGKKDELIARLKSVNG encoded by the exons ATGGACACCACCTCGTCACAGCCGTCGAATTCCAATCAGACGGCCAGCGAAGCTTCGAAGTACCTCGTGAACCTGCCCTCTCGCGGCCTCTTCTCATCCACTGTCATTTCTTCAAATCCG GGTGGAATGCGAGTTTATATATGTGATCATGAAACTTCACCACCAG AGGAACAACTGATAAAGACCAACCAAACCAACATACTAATCAGATCTCTCACGCTTAAGAAACAGAAGGGTGATTCAAGTTCAAAGGATGTAAAGGGTACAACTGCAGCTGAGGTTTCTAAAAAAAG GACTGCTGAAAGAGCTTTAGATAGTAGATCTTCATCTAAGAGAGCTATGACCAATGCTCAAAGTAGTTCTCGACGAG AAGGATCAGGATCAAGCGCCCGCACATCTGATAGGGATTACCAGAGTTTGACTGTTGAGAGGCTCCGTGCTCTTCTTAAGGAGAGAGGTCTTTCACCAAAAGGAAAGAAG GATGAACTTATCGCACGCCTCAAAAGCGTAAATGGTTAA
- the LOC117903982 gene encoding SNF1-related protein kinase regulatory subunit gamma-1, with the protein MEDSPRSGGMSSPEAKLGMRVEDLWDVQEPQLTPTEKLNACFESVPVSAFPPASSQVIEIKSDCSLAEAVQILTKHRILSAPVVDVEAPEDASWIDRYIGIVEFAGIVVWILYQSELASPRKNGGSPAAGFGTGGKEEAITAVAAAANGMNSPRRLKNLGFEPAEPTPGSFFEALTSSEFYKNTKVRDISGSFRWAPFLALQKSNSFLTMLLLLSNYKMKSVPVVDLGEGKIDNIVTQSAVIHMLAECVGLSWFERWGAKKMSELGLPTMKPDQVIKVNEDEPVLQAFKLMRKKGIGGIPVVESGGRKAVGNISIRDVQFLLTTPEIYREFRSITAKNFLVAGRKYLEQHNEASPMLSGMITCRRNQTVKEMILMLDSVKIQRVYVVDEDGNLEGVITLRDIISKLVHEPRGYFGDFFDGVLPMPQNSRV; encoded by the exons atggaggaCAGTCCGAGAAGTGGAGGAATGTCGAGCCCAGAGGCAAAGCTTGGGATGAGAGTGGAAGACTTGTGGGATGTTCAGGAGCCGCAGCTGACTCCTACAGAGAAGCTCAATGCATGCTTTGAAAGTGTGCCCGTCTCTGCTTTTCCACCAGCTTCTTCTCAAG TGATTGAGATAAAATCAGACTGCAGTTTGGCTGAAGCTGTTCAAATACTGACCAAACACAGAATTCTCAGTGCACCTGTGGTGGATGTCGAGGCACCGGAGGACGCGAGTTGGATCGACAGATACATTGGCATTGTAGAGTTTGCGGGTATTGTCGTATGGATTCTGTATCAG TCAGAGCTTGCATCTCCCCGGAAGAATGGTGGGTCTCCTGCTGCAGGGTTTGGCACAGGTGGGAAAGAGGAAGCCATAACTGCTGTTGCTGCAGCTGCTAATGGAATGAATTCTCCCAGAAGGCTTAAGAACTTAGGCTTTGAACCAGCTGAACCGACTCCAGGGAGCTTCTTTGAGGCTTTAACCTCTTCGGAATTTTACAAGAACACAAAG GTACGGGACATCTCGGGATCATTTCGCTGGGCTCCGTTTCTTGCTTTGCAGAAATCCAACTCCTTCTTGACCATGCTCTTGCTGCTTTCCAACTACAAAATGAAGAGTGTCCCTGTGGTTGATCTGGGCGAAGGAAAGATTGATAACATTGTCACGCAGTCTGCTGTCATTCACATGTTAGCGGAATGTGTCGGGCTCTCTTGGTTCGAAAGATGGGGAGCTAAGAAAATGTCTGAACTCGGCCTTCCCACAATGAAGCCTGATCAAGTTATCAAG GTGAACGAGGATGAACCAGTTCTCCAGGCGTTTAAATTGATGAGGAAGAAAGGGATCGGAGGGATTCCTGTGGTTGAAAGCGGAGGTAGAAAGGCTGTTGGTAATATTAGTATAAGAGATGTTCAGTTCCTTCTAACCACACCAGAGATCTACAGAGAGTTCAG ATCGATCACAGCCAAGAACTTCCTCGTGGCAGGTAGGAAGTACCTGGAGCAGCACAACGAGGCCTCACCCATGTTGAGTGGTATGATCACCTGCAGACGAAATCAAACAGTCAAGGAAATGATTCTAATGCTCGACTCAGTGAAGATCCAAAGGGTTTATGTTGTGGATGAAGATGGGAATCTGGAGGGGGTGATCACGCTCAGAGACATAATCTCGAAGCTAGTGCACGAGCCTCGCGGCTACTTCGGGGATTTCTTTGATGGCGTTTTGCCAATGCCTCAGAACAGCAGAGTGTAA
- the LOC117903981 gene encoding exocyst complex component EXO70B1 has translation MATTTTISGGGGSGGAGGEDRVMATAQQIVKSLNTTKEVTEDMLLIFSSFDNRLSNISNLIETKTEVDQFEAAEKVIMRWDSNSEASRHTLPWDEAPEEAAEYLAAVDEILQMTEDLAIRSDGEMMDRAESALQVAMTRLEDEFRHILIRNTVPLDADRLYGSIRRVSLSFPTNEGEIMGDFDSFVDDDQENSCYHERGGSLGDDVCVDLIQPDAVAELKEIADRMIRSGYEKECCQVYSSVRRDVLDECLSILGVEKLSIEEVQKIEWRSLDEKMKKWMQAVKIVVRVLLWGEKRLCDQAFSGSDLIKEVCFTETAKSCVMQLLNFGEAVAIGRRSSEKLFRILDMYDALADVLPDLEALFSDELGQFVWSEARGVLAGLGEAAKGTFAEFENAVRSETSRRPIQGGEIHPLTRYVMNYVKLVVDYSETLNTLLESEDDDESDHLQNRDGDNLQLGNTPPIGRRLLLLMSCLESNLTEKSKLYEDNAMQYIFLMNNILYIVQKVKDSELGKILGDHWVRKRRGQIRQYATSYLRASWSKVLACLKDEGIGGSSSNASKMALKERFKNFNACFEDIYRIQTAWKVHDAQLREELRISISEKVIPAYRSFMGRFGNNLESGRNAGKYIKYTPEDLENYLLDLFEGSSLVLHHMRRKTA, from the coding sequence ATGGCGACAACAACCACAATAAGTGGTGGAGGCGGTTCCGGTGGTGCCGGTGGGGAGGACCGGGTCATGGCGACGGCGCAGCAAATCGTGAAGAGTTTGAACACCACCAAGGAAGTGACGGAGGATATGCTGTTGATCTTCTCCAGCTTTGACAACCGGCTCTCGAACATTTCGAATTTGATCGAAACGAAGACGGAGGTGGACCAGTTCGAGGCGGCGGAGAAGGTGATTATGAGGTGGGACTCGAACTCGGAGGCGTCGAGGCACACGCTACCGTGGGACGAGGCGCCGGAGGAGGCCGCCGAGTATTTGGCGGCGGTGGACGAGATCTTGCAGATGACGGAGGATTTGGCGATTCGATCGGACGGCGAGATGATGGATCGCGCCGAGAGTGCGCTCCAGGTGGCGATGACGAGGCTGGAGGACGAGTTCCGCCACATACTGATTCGGAACACGGTGCCGCTCGACGCTGACAGGCTGTACGGGTCGATTCGGCGGGTTTCACTCTCGTTTCCGACCAACGAGGGGGAGATTATGGGGGATTTCGACAGCTTCGTTGATGATGATCAGGAAAATAGCTGTTATCACGAGAGAGGAGGGAGTTTGGGGGACGATGTGTGTGTGGATTTGATTCAGCCGGATGCGGTGGCGGAATTGAAGGAGATTGCCGATCGGATGATTAGGTCTGGGTACGAGAAGGAGTGTTGTCAGGTTTATAGCAGTGTTCGGCGCGATGTTTTGGACGAGTGTTTGTCGATTCTCGGTGTTGAGAAATTGAGTATTGAGGAAGTTCAGAAGATTGAGTGGAGGTCATTGGATGAGAAGATGAAGAAATGGATGCAAGCTGTGAAGATTGTTGTTAGGGTTCTTCTGTGGGGTGAGAAGAGGCTCTGTGACCAAGCTTTTAGTGGCTCCGACTTGATTAAGGAGGTTTGCTTCACTGAGACTGCCAAGAGTTGTGTGATGCAGTTGTTGAATTTCGGTGAGGCTGTTGCCATTGGGAGGAGATCCTCTGAGAAGCTTTTCCGCATACTCGATATGTATGATGCCTTGGCAGATGTGTTGCCAGACTTGGAAGCCTTGTTTTCAGATGAGTTGGGGCAGTTTGTCTGGAGTGAGGCCCGAGGAGTGCTGGCAGGCCTGGGGGAAGCGGCAAAGGGAACGTTTGCAGAGTTTGAGAATGCAGTTCGCTCTGAGACATCCAGGAGACCCATTCAAGGTGGTGAAATTCACCCTTTAACACGCTATGTGATGAATTATGTGAAGTTGGTTGTGGATTATAGTGAGACCCTCAACACTCTTTTAGAAagtgaagatgatgatgaatcAGATCATTTGCAAAACCGTGATGGGGATAATTTGCAGTTAGGAAATACACCCCCAATTGGGCGTAGGTTGTTGTTGTTGATGTCATGCCTGGAATCCAACCTCACAGAGAAATCAAAGCTTTACGAGGATAATGCAATGCAATATATTTTCTTGATGAACAACATTCTTTACATAGTTCAGAAAGTGAAAGACTCTGAGCTTGGCAAGATTTTGGGAGATCACTGGGTCCGGAAGCGTCGTGGACAGATTCGCCAATATGCCACTAGTTATCTCAGAGCTTCATGGAGCAAGGTCCTGGCTTGTCTCAAGGATGAAGGCATTGGTGGGAGCTCAAGCAATGCCTCCAAGATGGCCCTTAAagaaagatttaaaaatttcaatgcATGCTTCGAAGATATTTATAGGATCCAGACAGCTTGGAAGGTCCATGATGCCCAACTCAGGGAAGAGCTTCGAATTTCtatatcagaaaaggtaattcCCGCCTACCGTTCATTTATGGGTAGGTTTGGGAATAATCTAGAGAGTGGAAGAAATGCTGGAAAGTACATCAAATACACACCTGAGGATCTAGAGAACTACTTGTTGGATTTATTCGAAGGATCATCCCTTGTTCTGCACCATATGAGAAGAAAAACTGCATAG